Proteins from a single region of Gossypium arboreum isolate Shixiya-1 chromosome 1, ASM2569848v2, whole genome shotgun sequence:
- the LOC108481428 gene encoding protein AGENET DOMAIN (AGD)-CONTAINING P1-like — translation MSQEDKATTAPATQDPPSLLQPGSIVEVNPRDNDYLGAWYLAVIIERASSTCDDRYVVQLLFLYEDISTGTKAIREYNSVDIRPLPPRHRPRKFKVGDLVEAYYRFGWFEGEIVEELHNGNYICQLKSSKRLELVVERLRLQRSWRDGEWIPPLDESELAVEEEDSTDETKQTDSDKAGIMESEADSAESSTAGTGNMQEASGQVTIEEGLSKGEHDEEGNDEEL, via the exons ATGTCACAAGAAGACAAGGCCACCACCGCCCCCGCCACCCAAGATCCACCATCCTTGCTGCAACCAGGTTCCATAGTTGAGGTCAACCCCCGAGACAATGATTACCTGGGTGCGTGGTACCTCGCCGTGATCATCGAGCGCGCTAGTTCAACATGCGACGACAGGTACGTGGTCCAACTCCTCTTTCTTTACGAAGACATAAGTACCGGGACAAAAGCCATCAGGGAGTACAACAGCGTTGATATACGCCCTTTACCCCCTCGACACCGACCGAGAAAGTTCAAGGTGGGTGACTTAGTGGAGGCTTATTACAGATTCGGTTGGTTCGAAGGAGAGATTGTTGAAGAGTTGCATAATGGCAACTATATTTGTCAGTTGAAGTCGTCAAAGCGCTTAGAACTTGTGGTGGAACGGTTGCGGCTTCAAAGAAGCTGGCGTGATGGGGAATGGATACCGCCTTTGGATGAATCTGAGCTAGCTGTGGAG GAAGAAGATTCAACAGACGAAACGAAGCAGACGGATTCTGACAAAGCTGGGATTATGGAGTCTGAGGCTGATAGTGCAGAATCAAGCACAGCAGGGACTGGTAACATGCAGGAGGCTTCTGGTCAGGTAACAATAGAAGAAGGGCTTAGCAAGGGAGAACATGATGAGGAGGGCAATGATGAAGAGTTATGA